In Synergistaceae bacterium DZ-S4, one genomic interval encodes:
- a CDS encoding peptidylprolyl isomerase produces the protein MKIFSAGPASAEEAPKRQTAVFETSAGTFKIELYNDLAPNTVKNFTDLIEKNYYDGIIFHRVIDNFMIQGGCPQGTGMGGPGYNIPDEFGKGLKHDRPGILSMANAGPNTGGSQFFITLVPCPWLDGKHAIFGHVSEGMDVVEVIGKVPTDSRDRPLKKVVIEKLTVN, from the coding sequence ATGAAGATATTTTCAGCAGGCCCCGCATCGGCGGAAGAAGCACCAAAGCGTCAGACGGCAGTTTTTGAAACATCCGCGGGTACTTTCAAGATCGAACTCTACAACGATCTTGCGCCGAACACGGTTAAGAATTTCACGGATCTTATCGAAAAAAATTACTACGACGGAATAATCTTCCATCGTGTGATAGATAACTTCATGATCCAGGGAGGCTGCCCCCAGGGCACAGGCATGGGGGGCCCAGGCTACAACATACCTGATGAGTTCGGCAAAGGGCTTAAGCACGACAGGCCCGGGATCCTGTCTATGGCTAACGCGGGGCCGAACACAGGCGGATCGCAGTTCTTCATTACCCTCGTCCCATGCCCCTGGCTTGACGGCAAGCACGCGATATTCGGGCATGTCTCTGAGGGAATGGATGTAGTTGAAGTGATAGGCAAAGTCCCCACGGATTCAAGGGACCGCCCGTTGAAAAAGGTAGTCATAGAGAAACTGACAGTAAATTAG
- a CDS encoding phosphatidylglycerol lysyltransferase domain-containing protein — translation MFQYSDIKLEDISFFERYWKITNQRASDYSFPILWGWACDYGYRTAREDDKDLLWIRQTFPRDYDLAPLGNWERTDWADVIRERFGNEPEFWLVPEKLLEIWKDQLGEKLEAEDMRGSWEYLYDIRDLAMLPGNRYMKKRNRVNHFRRNYDYLFRPITQEIIPEVMEFQLAWCQANNGCTDKGLLQENHGILRILSNWESIPRIVGGVIEVSGKVAAYTIAELACNTILVHFEKASLEYGAAYQVINKEFMCRMLQEHPELAVVNREEDMNDPGLREAKMSYLPTDFIKKYRVRIKF, via the coding sequence TTGTTTCAATATAGTGACATAAAACTTGAAGACATCTCATTTTTTGAGCGTTACTGGAAGATCACAAACCAAAGAGCATCCGACTACAGTTTTCCGATACTTTGGGGATGGGCCTGTGACTACGGATACCGGACAGCCAGGGAAGATGACAAGGATCTGCTCTGGATCAGGCAGACCTTTCCCCGTGACTACGACCTCGCACCGCTGGGGAATTGGGAAAGAACAGACTGGGCCGACGTTATAAGAGAAAGATTCGGCAATGAGCCTGAATTCTGGCTCGTGCCCGAAAAACTTCTCGAAATTTGGAAGGACCAGCTGGGAGAAAAGCTTGAAGCGGAAGATATGAGGGGAAGCTGGGAATACCTTTACGACATAAGGGATCTGGCGATGCTTCCGGGCAACAGGTATATGAAGAAACGTAACAGGGTAAACCATTTCCGCAGGAATTACGACTATCTTTTCAGGCCCATAACACAGGAGATAATTCCTGAAGTCATGGAATTCCAGCTTGCATGGTGCCAAGCCAATAACGGATGCACGGACAAGGGTCTGCTTCAGGAAAACCATGGCATATTAAGAATACTGAGCAACTGGGAGAGCATCCCGCGTATCGTTGGAGGAGTCATCGAAGTGTCGGGGAAGGTCGCAGCCTACACGATAGCCGAGCTTGCCTGCAATACGATACTCGTACACTTCGAAAAGGCCAGCTTGGAATATGGAGCCGCATACCAGGTGATCAACAAGGAATTTATGTGCCGCATGCTTCAGGAACATCCTGAACTGGCAGTCGTGAACAGGGAAGAGGACATGAACGACCCGGGGCTTCGGGAGGCGAAGATGTCATATCTGCCCACGGACTTCATAAAAAAGTACAGGGTGCGGATCAAATTTTAA